CGCCGCGCGAATTGACCCTCACCATGCTGCGCTTCTGGCCCTTCAGCGCGTCGGCGACTTCCTCGTAGCCGTTGCCGTTCTCCGGGCCATATTCGCGGTACAGCGGCAGGTCGCCGCGATTGAGCCAGGTGCGTACCGAGATCAGCGCACGCTCGACGAAGCCGGGCTTCTCGCTCGACGGCGGCGGCAGGTCGAAGCGCAGCACGTTCTCCAGGTTGCGGCTGTCGAGCAGGAGCCCGCCATTCGGATCATAGATGCGCGCGCGCGTCTTGGTCGGCGAGATCAGCGTGCGCAGCACCGGCGCGACGCGTTCCGGATTGATCGGGAAGTCGAGCGGCGAATATTCGTCCGGCGCGCCGTAGCTCTCGCCGGGCTTGAGATCGAGCAGGCGCTCGGGATCGATGGTGATGGTGTTGGTCTGCACCGTGGCCGAGGCGGCGATGGCGCCGGCGATGATCTCGGCCTGCACCAGGAGGCTCTGCGCACGCGCATCGATCAGGCCGGCGCGGAACTGCGACAGGTACAGGATGCTTGCAACCAGTGCGAGCAGGCCGGCGATGTTCAGCGAGACGATGCGGCGGGTGAGGCTCGAGAACGACAGCGCGAACAGGAACTGTCCGGCGCGGCGCAGCCAGCTCAGCGGACGCTGCCAGCCGGAGACGTGCGGGGTCTCGTCCGCCGCCTCGGACGCGATCGCGGCGGCGGCGTCGTGGGCATTCACGGCTGGGTCAAGCTGCGTGCGATCGAGCAATGTGAGTGCTCCGATTCCGAATTTCGTAGGGGTTGTGCGGCGAATTCCCGCGAGAACTCGACTTGCCGCACCCGAATTCGCCGCAACAATGGCCCCGTTCCGGCATCTGCGCTCGGACAAACGCGCAGGAGGCGTAGCCTATCCAATCGAGACCGCGACGTCAGCGCGCAATTTCGCATGACGTCGCGCAAGGCAATGCTTCAGGTCCCTTGCTGCAGGGCTTCAGGTTTCCTTGAAGCGATAGCCGACGCCGTAGAGGGTCTCGATCATCTCGAACTCCTCGTCGACCATCTTGAACTTCTTGCGCAGCCGCTTGATGTGGCTGTCGATGGTGCGGTCGTCGACATAGACCTGGTCGTCATAGGCCGCGTCCATCAGCGCATTGCGGCTCTTGACCACGCCCGGACGCTGCGCCAGCGCCTGCAGGATCAGGAACTCGGTGACGGTCAGCGTGACCGGCTCGTTCTTCCAGGTGCAGGTGTGACGCTCCGGATCCATGCGCAGCAGGCCGCGATCGAGCGCCTTGGCGTCGTTCTCCTTCGGCAGCGCCGTCGGATCCTTCGGCTGCGAGCGGCGCAGCACGGCCTTGACGCGCTCCACCAGCAGGCGCTGCGAGAACGGTTTGCGGATGAAGTCGTCCGCGCCCATCTTCAGGCCGAACAGCTCGTCGATCTCCTCGTCCTTGGAGGTGAGGAAGATCACCGGCAGGTCGGACTTCTGGCGAAGCCGCCGCAACGTCTCCATGCCGTCCATGCGCGGCATCTTGATGTCGAGGATGGCGAGGTCAGGCTGGCTGGTCCGAAAACCGTCG
This region of Bradyrhizobium sp. SZCCHNS1050 genomic DNA includes:
- a CDS encoding response regulator transcription factor translates to MPTIALVDDDRNILTSVSIALEAEGYRIMTYTDGASALDGFRTSQPDLAILDIKMPRMDGMETLRRLRQKSDLPVIFLTSKDEEIDELFGLKMGADDFIRKPFSQRLLVERVKAVLRRSQPKDPTALPKENDAKALDRGLLRMDPERHTCTWKNEPVTLTVTEFLILQALAQRPGVVKSRNALMDAAYDDQVYVDDRTIDSHIKRLRKKFKMVDEEFEMIETLYGVGYRFKET